gattacgcgcctttaaacACACTTTTCCATTTTCGggctttttctgtttgtttaacaaaaaatctagaaaaatcagagaaGGAGAATCAAAATATCCGAATACATGCTTTTagtaaaaaatcttaaaaacattttcatacaaAGCAGAAATAAAGGTTAACTGAGCAATGTTTTGTGTACTCACATATTTTATTCTCCGAGTTAAATTGTGAAGAAACTGAAAAACATGCAAAAAGGTTGTGTTTAACTTTTACAACAACAAATTCAAAGTTCCTCTCCTCCTAACAACTGATGTtgcagtttaaaaattttacaaggACTATTCTTTCCCAAAACAATGGCCAATGTTTTGTTCAGGTTGCACAATCTTTAAAATagatacaaagaaagaaaagtaGGTTCGGACGAATTGTCTTTTAGAAAACATTCCCGTCAAAGATCTCAATTCATTTATCTAGCTAATCCATACTTATCAGAAATTACAAAAAGCTTCGGACCAAGTCGAAGCTATCTTTTGTTGCCTCTATGTAAAGACTAATCAAACTTTATTTGAACTACTAACCTTATTTGACATTCATTTCGAGATGATGCTTGGTGTATAATTGAGCTGTTGTTGTTACCTAACCTGACACCAACTTAACTTACGCAACTCATATGTACAGCGCAAAAACGTTTTCCGTTTGTTTTGGTTTTTACAGTTTTAttcgaataacattttttaaataggaCAGTGTTCTTAAAAATAGCCACCTTGTTCCCAGAGCGTAGAGGAAGCAGGAAAAAAATTGGGATAAAAGAGACTGAGGGAATTTGAGTTATTGAGTTAAATAAGTGACACTtacgtcaaaaaatttttctcccGCTGTATAgtagaaaatagaaaataataatACGCGTTTAAATACCAAATTTGCTTTGCTTAGCTCCGCAATACAGATAATGTGTGTGTCTGCAAGCTACTTAAATCAAGCCGATGGTAAGTGTTGATATCAGTGAGTATAGAATAATGGTCCCCTTTTCTTGTTTATTCTTTTCTAATCTGAATTTTAACGCTTCAtctattaatttatttaatacTCTTTTCCTTTTCACAATGTCACATGATACATTTAAACCAATTACAGGTCCGTATTTTTCAAGGCAGCCATTATGATTTGAGGGAAAACACACTGTTTCCGCAGTCATCTCTTCATAGATATTGGCTAAATTTTTCGAAGAATATTTGTGTGGTACTAAATGTTAATTGTGAAGAGTCTGATGGGGACTGTGCAATATAGCAAGCTAGCAACAAATACCACTTTctcataaagttttttttaatgcttGCTTTTAGTTGTTGTTTAGGCCAGTTCAGGATAATTTACAGATATGGAAACAGATTCCATGTTAAGAAATTGTTTCCTAGGGAAAAGTATTGGAAATAGTTTCCAAATACAGGACCAAAAGCTTCCCTCTGGTCACACAGGTTTTAGTTTGCAATAATGggttgtcagcaaaaaaattaagatgccTGGAACAAGCAAACAGCTGTCATtatggcaaaaaaattatattaattaATTCACccttataatatctatgcataaTGGAACCTggggtataaaatgatgttggacttacattatatagagcttaaaaagttgattaacaaatctttttaaattttttaagaagcTGTTATCGTTTTAAGATAtatacatttaaagaatttcggatttaattatgctgcataaattatgatgtcacattTTAAGCAATagcaaatttaaacattttctatcatcagtaattttagacctgttaagggatgtgtaTTTAAACTtcatcaatgcatagatattaaaagggtgataattttttttgctaaaccAAGACcaaggcctcttaatttttttgtaaacatataGTAAAGTCAGTAAACATATAAGGCCTATACAAGTTtgcacaaatatttttattgccaAACAAGTTGTGGATCCCAAGTTATTGGGtcaatggaaaaaaattaacaggACTGGGACGAGCAagcgagtgtcattttggcaaaaacatTTATggtaatcaattcacctttataatatctatgcattgataaagttttaaatgcacaTCCTAACAGGTCTAGAATTACTAATAagtgaaaatgtcaaaatttgctattgctTAAATATGATATCATAATTTATCCAACataattaaattcaaaattctttaaatgtgaatattttgAGAATGAAAATagcttataaatataaaaaagatttgttaaccaacttttgaAGCTCTAATTCCAATATCAATTTACACCTCAGGTTTCCTTTAAACGAATATTGAAGGACTGTGGCCTTTGGTATTTTAATTTGAAGtgaatatttttagaaatatatatcatTATGGATATCGACAGTGATGAGGACATGCCTTTAGCAAAAGTGATGAAACAAAAATCAGTTGGTGTGACTCAATATGAAGAAAATGCAGCTAAACTAGATAGTTGTGAAAAGAATAATGACTGCAAGTACAATTGTGATATTGTTAATGAGAAGATTGCTAGAAAAGTAGCTACAGAAAAAAAGTGTCTTTTTGAGTATGAATGGCCAAGAAACCGTTCTGGAGATTATTTTATACTTGAAGAACAATTAATCCAGTTTTTGGATGTAGCTTTGGCAGACCAAAGACTAGAAAGTGATTaatgttcttttttctttttatcattttgtCCTGGATTATCTGAAGATTTTACTGTACTTTTGTAGatagatttatttaaaaattgacatAACTACAAGTGTAAAATGCTGAAAAGATATCTACCAGAAAATTCATTGAAACAATTATCTACTTTTTGCCATGCTTGAACTGTCTTTAGACAATATATGAGGGGTTTGTTTTTTGAGAAATGACTAATAACTTCTTGAATGTgcaattatttaaatttgaattttttctgTTAACTATGAAACAGGCCTTTGTGGTTAACATGGTTATTGAAAACATTATTTCGATTTGTCTGTtcattatttatataattatggGAAGTTTATCATCTCTTCAACATGAGAGTTTGGTAGtagcctactaaactatcatgtttaaGAACtgaaagaaatgataaactttcaacAATAATAAAACATGGTGTCAGCCTTTTTGCACACAAATACCTGTCATGCCATAGTGATTTTAATGCATAAAATACAATTCAATTTAATTTTGTGTTGTTTGTTATGTCATTACAAGAAAGAAAGTATgtaacctttttttgtttcagaaCTAATAAAAAGACCTGTATCATCCTTAGAAGAAGATTTTCTTTGTGCACAAGGTGTGTGGACAAAATCATCAATACGAGAAtgtaggtaaaaaaaatttttctttaacataccaccattttattgtttttattattattattttgattcATTGTAGCAAATAATGTTATCAAAACAGAAGATGCTTGTGAGTTTATGGCTGGATATTTTCCTAAACATTttcaggtatatatatatattttttttactttcaaagtaTGTAGGAAacattaataaaatttttaaagcctGGCCATTGTGTTTACCCTTGAAATGCTTTGCAATAAGAACCCTACTAAtgttaaaatttgattttttaatattcacAAGTTAGCTGTtagcaaaaaaaacttaaaaatatgttttttgtaataaagacattcttacatatcacaaaaacaacaaggcatattacttgaaatttttggataatttttaaaataaatgtccAAATCTAGTCCAAAAAATGATAATTAGATTAATGGTTGCTGCTGAACATTTGAAGCGCAACTTGTTATCAATCTTTAGTTCTCCTGGTTTTTCTTTAGCATCATTCATTGAGTGTATGCATAGGTATTCTTTCTCGTTCACCATTCTGAAACAATattgtgttgtttttatttgcagACTTATATTGAACTTGTACATCGAACAGAAATGAAAAGACTTGTTTTGAGACAGGAAGCACAACGCGTAAGTTGTTTCGACGTTTTGAAAATTAGATTTaatcatttacaaaaaaaaatagtttagagTTCAGATTAGTAGTGTGCAattttttaattgcaaataaaaatgttatcttCATTTGGAACGTTTAAAATTTGCTCATAAAAATTTTCAGGtgtagatttaaaaaaactgtaaaaagaGTCCAAAATCTTTGATCTTTTGCTACCAAGTTTTTTGAACAGGCGAATGTGAAGCAGAATTTGgaaaaatacacaaaattataatttcaaTTGCATGATGTGTTACTTGCCCCACATGTTTTTGAATTAAATTctttatcaaaaataataattatggtTATTACTAGTTCAttaacctgtggaaaaatccacaggttaaTGAAGATTTCTGTCTCTACTCACAGTTACCATTTTGACTCACAGGCAGCCAAGCAGACAGAGAAAAAGAATCTTATTTGGTGGTGTGTTgttttttatgtgcatttgataTAATTATGTGGAGATGTAACAAGGTGTAAGAGTCACACCAATACCTTTAAACTTGATACGATTACATACAATGTAGTGAGTAAATGATATTGATGTCATTTTTATTAAGATtgatgttatttctgggaacaTTCCAAACTTCATGAAAAGAGCATTGAAAGAAACAGTAAGATATAACTCACAACTTAACAGAGAACGCAAAGAAgaaagatgtgcatattttgatCTTCAAACTCAGGTATAATGGATATTAAGCAATGgtctttaaaatttattcacCACATGAGTTACGAATATCATTTAGAAATGCTGTTATAACACGAATAATTTATTTAGATTATACATTTACCACAAAAGAAGCGGAAATACAACCCTTCAAACAAGTCAAAGCGATCAGAATATCCTGTTGCATTGCTACCAGGACAGTATCAAGATTACTTTAAGAGGTACTGCCGTTTCCTTGCTTATTTTTGTTAGTGCCTGGTTTTGTTTTCCATTAGGTTTAAATTTTTCTGTAACTTTTATCAGATATACTTCAGAAGAATTGAAAATGCTACCCTTAAACACAGTTACCCAACAATCTTCGATTCAACGAAAAGGAAAATCTACTACTGAGAATACAAGAGAGGTAACTTTCTTATGCTGTGTGTTGTATGTATATGATATGGTTGAAAACTTGATTTAAGTTCTAGACAAAGACATTAACACAGTAATTAAAGAAAGCAACACGTTTGATgctgattttttatttgtttatttcttcCTTCTATGAAAACTAAgcctgaaggttttcttaggatattcttaatttttgagtAGATCCCAACCTAATTTTCTTGTAAAGCATTTTCTTATTGAAAAAAGTCTTTACACCCAAAAAAGTCTTTTGTGCTATATTTTTCATCATCTAGATGACATTGTCTGTCTTTCTACATACTGTTTTGCTTTTGCTTCTCAATCTTTTGACTAGAGAAATTTAAATATCAAATATTaaagttaaatattttataggAAACTCCAACGGACGAGGTAGTAGATGAAAACGAAAATGGTAGCACTGCTGATAGTGCAAAGAATTCATCTGAGGTTGGTTTTCTGATAAAAAAGGGTGTTGCATAATAAAACTGGTTTTTACATGATGTTTTGGTAAAAGGGATGTTGCATAATGAAACTGGTTTCTACATAGTGTTTTGATAAAAGGGATGTTGCATAATGAAACTGGTTTTGCAAGTTTTCGTTTTTGTTTAGAAGAAGGAAGACAAAGATCCTTTTTGTGGTATCTGCATGAAGGGACCTGAGATGAACAAACGTGGCTTGCCGGAGAAACTTATTCACTGTTCACAATGTGAAAATAGCGGTAGGTAGAAGTGTTAATGACATTTTAACTGCATAAACTTGTTGCTTGACTGAAGGAGATATACTCCTTATTTCGTAGGTCATCCATCTTGTCTTGATATGAACAAACATATTGTAAAAGTTATCCAAACTTACCCGTGGCAATGTATGGAATGCAAAATATGTACAGAATGTTTAGCGCCGCATGATGAAGTATGTATTTTACTATCGTGCTTCTGTTGTGCTTTACAATATGAAGTTGTTTACAGTTCTGGATTATTAACACTTCACCTCCATTGAGATAAACATGTCTAACATCACCTGTGATTATCAATCAAAAACGGTGTAATGTAACTACCAGGCTCCGTTGTTTTACTGATTTACTTCACGGTTAACTAATCACTACCTTCATGAAGAAATTGTGTACGGAGGGTAATGCGGAAAACAGAACCGCCCAGTTCTTGAGCTCAACCACCTATCTTGTCCTTTAACCATCACGTTCACAAGGTATTAAGCAACGAAGATATTGCTGCTCCAAAGAAACTTTATTCATTTTTCTTACAGTATTATTTAAAATAGTTATATATGGAATTCGGCTTTTTTTTTGAGTTCCTTTGCCTCTGATATGCTTTGACTAAGTGATGTTAAGAATAAGCGAGATAATAAATGGTGGCACCATTTTGTAGCGTGACTTTGAgatactaatttttttaacttattcagTAGTATGGAAGGATGTTCAGTTTGAAATTTGGTATTTAGGATGAAATGATGTTTTGTGATAATTGTGACAGAGGCTATCATAGTTACTGTGTAGGATTGCAAGAAATTCCGAAaggtatattgttttttttaccctCGCTTCTTTTACACGCTTTTTCGAATAAAAGTATGAAAATTCTAATTAGGGTGTTTATCAatcttatttctctattgttctaacCAATAGTTTTTAAATCCTAGCCTAATATTCTTatgaatattcttataaaagatttttattcttgatattttgttgaaaaagtgGTAGCGGCTATTATAAATTCTAatttaaattagttttattAGAAGACAACATTACACAGACAAATCATTAATTAGATACATTGTTTTGTTCACACATCATATCACACAAAATATATCAGTAAACTAAATTTACCTCTCCGGCTAGGAAAACAGATCAACAGTTGTCAATAAAAACACCCGTAAAGAACTTAATATTTTTTCGCTAAAGATTTCGAGACTTGCCCGTTATAGCTTTAACATAAATTCAAATAATCCGCGAAAATACTCGCTGCCAGACTAACGGACACGCATCATTTTTCAGTAATTGTTATGAATATTTTGTGTATATCCGGCAAGATAatatttttcgattttttaattttttcgtaTTAATACTATTTTAGGTCGCTGGGTGTGCAGCAGATGTGGTAAATGTTCATCATGTCTCAGGGTGAACGCTGTACCTGAAGGAGTGACAGGTCGATGGAAGAACGAGGTATGTTTCTTTCACCTTCATGTCTGATTTATCACGTGGTGTAGATGTACTTATCGGAAATTTTGTTTGAACTTCTGCAGCAAACAAAACCTTTGGATGGTAGTGAAGCGGAATTTCTTCAGATTCATTGTCATTCCTGCTCGAAGtgagtttattttttgttaaagttttttaatttttatttgttatttatttttttattgttacgtAAAATGCTTTCATATAATGGAGGGCCACATGACCTAGAAAGCCTCATATTTTTTCTCTAATATTTTTAAGCATTTATTCTTAAAAACGTTGTCAAACTTTTATATACAAGTTTTGATTTTTAAGTTCCGTGTTAAAATGACGCTTTTATTGGAATATTAATATCAATACTTCTGTTTTCGTGAAGGTTGTTCCGTAAGGGAAGTTTTTGTCCGGTATGTTTGAAAGTCTACCGGACAGACGACGATCATATCAATCCAATGGTGTGTTGTGACGTGTGTGACAGATGGATACATACAGGTGGGTTGGTGTTCAAGTTTATGGCCCAAAGCATTGCTATTTCTTTTCGAATGCATGTGGGAAATATTTCTAGTTTTCTAAAGATACAcgcttttttgtaagaatatgcATTATAAGGATGTAAGGTTGTAATTTCAGGTTACAAACAATAGGTGTATTGTTTCGaagaataaagaaataaaaataatgaccagcctggttaaaATATTGGTATTATAAAAAAGTATAGTTGCGTTGTAGTCGTTATTGCATAAAACCAAATGGATATCTTCAGTGAACTCACTGCAATAGAAAATACACGCAAGATACGCACACGTTTGCTTCAAAAGCCTCACTTTTTGTAAACAATTGCTAGTGATAACAATGCTTAAGTGTTTGTGTTGTGGAAACTGGGTTGTCTGGTGTGTTTTTAGTGAATATTTTGTTATGAAGCGTAAGAAGGAAGTTTGTCTTTAAAAAACTTAGTTCGACGTAATACGCAAACGAATATATATATGTGAAGTCTGGGTAGCTAATGCGTATTTTGTAACAATTAACAATTAGGTGTTACGTAAATTAAGCATGCCGTACCTAGACATTGTAAAATTAGTATTTATCTCAAGAGCATACGTGTTTTAAGTTATTGCGTTATTGCCATGGCAATTTGGTGACTCCCAACATCTATATACCTGACGAAATGTTACTGCTAATTTTAATGTTCAAATTCCTGGTGTATaatacagtttttaaaataCTAAAAACTGTATTATATGTATACTAACAAATGGATGACTCAAGAAACACAAGTCTAGCAAACTAACGGAGGCCTGGGTAGAGCAGGACTATGCATGCTTTACCGTTCAATTCTCATATAATTACATTACCGGTCATATATATCATAGAATTAAGTTAAATGTTCCAGTGCtgctaaaaaaacatatttaaacttCTGTGTTGCGCTTGTCATACGTCGACTTTCCATTTCGTGTGaatagtcctttgttgtttctttaatatctgcatttttttaatttgcctaCCTTTTCACCTTCAGATTGCGATGGTATTGACGAGCACAGATATATGGAGTTGTCAAAAGACCGACAGACGTCATACACGTGTATTTTGTGTCGTGGTGAGAAAGAAGAGAGGATGGACTCGTTCCACAAAAAGAATCGTTAAAGTTGACACTGCGCAAATCACTTCCTCTCTGTTAATGATGACTTTTCatgttatttattattaaagtGTATTTTGTAGGAGTTTGTAGGTATGTACAAtataattaaattgaaaattctACGAAAAACTCTGTGACTACAGTATGTATGTGACTACGGTAGCAAAATGTTAGACcttccaaaacatttttgatatttgGTTTCTGTCGCAATTTTGGGTAATGAGCATGACTCAAAACTAtaggcaaaataaaaatgttgtaaCTTTTGATAAATAGGAACAAAACTTCCGATATTTGTGGttattaagaaatcgttttacGAGTTGCTTTCACCTATATACTTGCTTCCCAATTAGCcgtcttttgtttttataagatgCACACGAGGCTGAAattctaaaattaaaagtagGCTCAGAAAAAGGGTTAGAGGGGGAGTCAAGCACTATCAAAtataatgttttcaaaataaaatcagtGCAAACTTTTATCAATAAATTGGAAGTCCAGCGTGAATTGAGTTGGAAAGTTAAAAGTAAAAATCTCGTTTTCATTTGACTACATTTCCCGCTGCAACGTGATAACTAAATTTGTCAAAGTGCACGCGCTAACAAAAAACTCATGATTTTAAATAACGATAGCAATAAAGTGAATTTCTTATTTTGCAATTCTATAAAATTAATAGGAACAAAGATAGTTTCTTCGTCGTTTTCCGAATTTGGATAAAAAGTGCCAATGGTCAATACTTTCCAGGCTGAGAATCGCTACTTTTGTGTGCAAGTGGACAGCGTTTAAAATTTGC
The genomic region above belongs to Hydractinia symbiolongicarpus strain clone_291-10 chromosome 4, HSymV2.1, whole genome shotgun sequence and contains:
- the LOC130641679 gene encoding PHD finger protein 10-like isoform X1 → MCVSASYLNQADEIYIIMDIDSDEDMPLAKVMKQKSVGVTQYEENAAKLDSCEKNNDCKYNCDIVNEKIARKVATEKKCLFEYEWPRNRSGDYFILEEQLIQFLDVALADQRLEKLIKRPVSSLEEDFLCAQGVWTKSSIRESNNVIKTEDACEFMAGYFPKHFQTYIELVHRTEMKRLVLRQEAQRIDVISGNIPNFMKRALKETVRYNSQLNRERKEERCAYFDLQTQIIHLPQKKRKYNPSNKSKRSEYPVALLPGQYQDYFKRYTSEELKMLPLNTVTQQSSIQRKGKSTTENTREETPTDEVVDENENGSTADSAKNSSEKKEDKDPFCGICMKGPEMNKRGLPEKLIHCSQCENSGHPSCLDMNKHIVKVIQTYPWQCMECKICTECLAPHDEDEMMFCDNCDRGYHSYCVGLQEIPKGRWVCSRCGKCSSCLRVNAVPEGVTGRWKNEQTKPLDGSEAEFLQIHCHSCSKLFRKGSFCPVCLKVYRTDDDHINPMVCCDVCDRWIHTDCDGIDEHRYMELSKDRQTSYTCILCRGEKEERMDSFHKKNR
- the LOC130641679 gene encoding PHD finger protein 10-like isoform X2, whose translation is MDIDSDEDMPLAKVMKQKSVGVTQYEENAAKLDSCEKNNDCKYNCDIVNEKIARKVATEKKCLFEYEWPRNRSGDYFILEEQLIQFLDVALADQRLEKLIKRPVSSLEEDFLCAQGVWTKSSIRESNNVIKTEDACEFMAGYFPKHFQTYIELVHRTEMKRLVLRQEAQRIDVISGNIPNFMKRALKETVRYNSQLNRERKEERCAYFDLQTQIIHLPQKKRKYNPSNKSKRSEYPVALLPGQYQDYFKRYTSEELKMLPLNTVTQQSSIQRKGKSTTENTREETPTDEVVDENENGSTADSAKNSSEKKEDKDPFCGICMKGPEMNKRGLPEKLIHCSQCENSGHPSCLDMNKHIVKVIQTYPWQCMECKICTECLAPHDEDEMMFCDNCDRGYHSYCVGLQEIPKGRWVCSRCGKCSSCLRVNAVPEGVTGRWKNEQTKPLDGSEAEFLQIHCHSCSKLFRKGSFCPVCLKVYRTDDDHINPMVCCDVCDRWIHTDCDGIDEHRYMELSKDRQTSYTCILCRGEKEERMDSFHKKNR